The following are encoded together in the Malaya genurostris strain Urasoe2022 chromosome 3, Malgen_1.1, whole genome shotgun sequence genome:
- the LOC131438850 gene encoding uncharacterized protein LOC131438850 translates to MLWNRIVLLLVTAIGLSESAKCVTVCRVKDPSITQNSNVLSSCRYVVYPVQFTQDVINSENAMLSRKRFDGNNKLFSLYGDASSCSHFEELISTRGRRWLLIESIGNQLHESGFQGIDLRCEPANTKESQQNYADFLQKLRGHLGDKYTISVSIHSTNLEPYSVNTINEVVDLVHIPLPDTQLHSIQSFISLGLNRRKLVLDVSLPVSVNCPLDNQLTVIQAAANLIDYKKLNGAAIQLDRDDVSGVCGTGVFPLLSTLCTAQSSSRVGCTKGSSDDCSADDHVRDIRNAGNIAVEHPIQCPQGNLSNLCNSTFQPIIQVACNDTACTWVGAIDKCNCIPFPNFGGNNGGINSSTNRTSAEGNLARNVTSALLALLNNLNVEIIIADLNGVMHSLKNVINKLLPLLELSNEDSQSISQLNGLQRTLAKILNIETINNGVLNDKLDLGLLSSPNRFLSNGSDAGLLSGGNGSLLAGIDAVI, encoded by the exons ATGCTTTGGAATAGAATAGTGCTGTTGTTAGTGACCGCGATCGGATTGAGTGAGAGTGCAAAATGCGTTACTGTGTGCCGAGTGAAAGACCCTTCGATAACGCAAAACTCTAACGTTCTCAGTAGTTGTCGATATGTCGTGTATCCAGTGCAGTTTACTCAAGATGTCATCAATTCCGAAAACGCCATGCTAAGCAGAAAAAGATTCGATGGCAATAATAAACTGTTTTCGTTGTACGGTGATGCAAGCTCATGCAGTCATTTCGAAGAACTTATAAGCACCCGCGGACGCCGCTGGTTACTGATCGAATCGATAGGGAATCAACTTCATGAAAGTGGATTCCAAGGAATAGATTTGCGATGTGAACCAGCGAATACAAAGGAATCACAG CAAAATTATGCTGATTTCCTGCAAAAACTGCGAGGCCATTTGGGCGATAAGTACACAATTTCAGTTAGTATACATAGCACTAATCTTGAGCCTTATTCGGTAAACACTATAAACGAAGTGGTCGATCTGGTTCATATACCGCTACCTGATACCCAACTCCACTCAATTCAATCGTTCATTTCACTGGGATTGAATCGGCGAAAATTAGTACTCGATGTGTCCTTGCCAGTATCTGTG AATTGTCCGCTAGATAACCAATTAACAGTGATTCAAGCGGCCGCGAATCTGATTGACTACAAAAAATTGAACGGCGCAGCAATTCAGCTGGATCGGGATGATGTATCCGGTGTTTGTGGAACCGGTGTCTTTCCATTACTCAGTACGTTATGCACGGCGCAGAGTAGTTCCCGCGTAGGTTGTACCAAAGGCTCGAGTGATGATTGTAGTGCTGACGACCACGTTCGCGACATCCGAAACGCAGGAAATATTGCAGT GGAACATCCGATACAATGCCCTCAGGGTAATTTGTCCAATCTTTGCAACAGCACTTTTCAACCAATTATACAAGTTGCATGTAATGATACTGCCTGTACCTGGGTTGGAGCTATAGACAAATGCAACTGTATTCCGTTTCCCAATTTTGGAGGAAATAATGGTGGAATCAATAGCAGTACTAATAGAACCTCAGCAGAGGGCAACCTTGCTAGGAATGTAACTTCCGCATTGTTGGCTCTCTTAAACAATCTCAACGTAGAGATAATCATAGCCGATCTGAACGGAGTGATGCATTCGTTGAAAAACGTAATTAATAAGCTATTACCACTTCTAGAGCTAAGCAATGAAGATTCTCAGAGCATTAGCCAACTAAATGGTCTGCAGAGGACGTTAGCCAAAATATTAAACATAGAGACTATTAATAATGGTGTTCTCAACGATAAACTCGACTTAGGACTACTGAGCAGTCCAAATCGTTTCCTCTCAAATGGCTCTGATGCTGGATTACTCAGTGGTGGAAATGGTTCTCTTCTGGCTGGTATCGATGCTGTAATTTAA
- the LOC131438989 gene encoding uncharacterized protein LOC131438989, giving the protein MVASVKWLLVALYASFTASQRFLNPLEIVCYVNMQSDVNDRILGQLPNCSYIIVSCDNFFLDRASWILVGRNVITSIRGVAAHAEILLSMPLAKDLSKIHSQAGCDQLIQQTRANLGTGLFDGIDLDFDPTNLELFDQLHFARFLKMLAVRLGSSAVIATAIDCKPNISRSLVRTMNEYLDIIVLLPMSEALCNFRKDEVFIHRQYSESSINCALESGFRRDKIILGVQTAGIIIHSSSAKVDTVLLKNSKIGFISYGHVCQLHEQHNQLCFGKNENCPNFFNSSSKIIYDDPGTVSERAQQSIRRRLKGVSILLNYDDSTGLCGDGEFSLFKSVLNPFNEPKIVGVRHELSATGNINTDRMKHFQNYSTHEDPIARLNDAIENTKMVSSMVTKLADTMLETIRESVKLIASFVNYNNIYSVKPPGATSNESIGIEDIISILEDTENESMPKSNEEALDAAKLFPEEDEVTILNENIRPNQNRNESFNTSAKSDLKPIDNHSIDETITEDGPVNDEVIRLLPVEKIDTVSENQNKNNIDETITENGPANEEVIRLSPVETIDTVSENQNNNNDDTIIVYDPVNDEVIRSLPEEAVDIIPDDSVKESMENSLLFVNQDSDINIGVHDLLG; this is encoded by the exons ATGGTTGCATCAGTGAAGTGGTTATTAGTAGCATTATATGCTAGTTTCACCGCGTCTCAAAGATTTCTCAATCCTT TGGAAATTGTGTGCTATGTGAACATGCAGTCCGATGTGAATGACAGGATTCTGGGACAACTGCCAAATTGTAGTTACATCATAGTTAgctgtgacaatttttttttagatcgaGCGTCTTGGATTCTCGTGGGTAGAAATGTTATAACTAGCATCCGTGGTGTAGCAGCGCATGCTGAAATATTATTATCGATGCCTTTGGCCAAGGATCTGAGCAAGATTCACTCACAAGCTGGCTGTGACCAGTTAATTCAACAAACTCGCGCTAATCTTGGCACAGGTTTATTCGACGGAATCGACTTGGACTTCGACCCCACGAATTTGGAACTGTTTGATCAACTTCATTTCGCTCGATTCTTGAAAATGTTAGCTGTTCGTTTAGGTTCATCGGCGGTAATCGCCACCGCTATCGACTGCAAACCAAATATTTCTAGGTCATTGGTTCGTACAATGAATGAGTATCTAGACATAATAGTATTACTGCCGATGAGTGAGGCCCTTTGCAATTTCCGAAAAGATGAAGTATTCATTCATCGACAATATTCTGAGTCGTCTATAAATTGTGCCTTAGAATCCGGTTTTCGGAGAGATAAAATCATTCTCGGAGTTCAAACTGCCGGCATTATCATTCACTCTTCATCTGCGAAGGTGGACACTGTCCTGTTGAAAAACTCGAAAATAGGATTTATATCTTACGGGCAT GTTTGTCAACTGCACGAACAGCACAATCAACTTTGTTTTGGAAAGAACGAAAATTGTCCTAACTTCTTCAATAGTTCGTCTAAAATAATTTACGATGATCCTGGAACTGTAAGTGAACGCGCACAGCAAAGTATCAGACGACGACTGAAAGGCGTCTCAATACTGTTGAACTATGATGATTCAACTGGATTATGTGGTGATGGTGAATTTTCATTGTTCAAATCAGTACTTAACCCATTCAATGAACCGAAGATTGTTGGCGTCCGGCATGAATTGTCTGCAACCGGAAATATCAACACAGACAGAAT GAAACACTTCCAGAACTACTCTACTCATGAAGATCCAATAGCACGTTTGAATGATGCCATCGAAAATACAAAGATGGTTTCGTCGATGGTTACAAAACTTGCGGATACCATGCTGGAAACCATACGCGAGTCTGTCAAATTAATCGCTTCCTTTGTAAATTACAATAATATCTACAGCGTAAAACCACCAGGGGCGACTTCGAACGAATCCATAGGAATTGAAGATATCATTAGCATTTTGGAAGACACGGAAAATGAAAGCATGCCAAAATCGAATGAGGAAGCGTTGGATGCCGCTAAACTTTTTCCAGAAGAGGATGAGGTCACGATTCTAAATGAAAACATTAGACCGAACCAAAACCGCAATGAATCATTCAACACCAGTGCTAAATCTGATTTGAAACCAATAGATAACCATAGTATTGACGAAACGATAACTGAAGATGGTCCTGTGAATGACGAAGTCATCAgattgttgccagtagagaaaATTGATACTGTTTCAGAAAAccagaataaaaataatattgacGAAACGATAACTGAAAATGGTCCTGCAAATGAAGAAGTGATCAGATTGTCGCCAGTAGAGACAATTGATACTGTTTCAGAaaaccaaaataataataatgacgaTACGATAATTGTATATGATCCTGTGAATGACGAAGTGATCAGATCGTTGCCAGAGGAAGCAGTTGATATTATTCCAGATGATTCTGTCAAGGAAAGTATGGAAAACAGTCTACTTTTTGTCAATCAAGATAGTGATATCAATATTGGCGTTCATGATTTATTAGGCTAG
- the LOC131439591 gene encoding uncharacterized protein LOC131439591, translating to MCRLLSRSAQFLAWIVWIQCVSAFGQVKHLLCRIDSPSKVRDCSVLKDCIYRVYPPEAFRNSEDLAWMKGCNGLNNLLSAYSGEMGCKYFAKLISTSQGREDFVTIVERQLMKSSFRGLDLRCDPTVYGAIQIHFNSCLRLLRKRLRDGYIIVVHIENTVLDPMLIDTLNTEVDLVSCSPQNYNFFQGSNIVPELISRGCDPQKIIVDIPFPTITCPLNIEQLLSATNSIKKSNLFGVVAQIDRDDVSNACGNGTFPLLRRLSTSLTGYHSCEFEGFKPDPRNRSRFYSCFDGVLNLHQCPRGQLFDPVNNTCIAFVRVNCNAESCSILGPVHITNDTNFVPIMIPVPKPCQ from the exons ATGTGTAGGTTACTATCGCGTTCGGCACAATTCCTAGCATGGATTGTTTGGATACAGTGCGTTTCTGCGTTCGGCCAAGTCAAGCATTTGCTCTGTCGCATCGACAGCCCATCAAAAGTTAGAGACTGTAGTGTGTTGAAAGATTGTATTTATCGTGTCTATCCACCAGAAGCATTCAGAAATTCAGAAGATCTTGCATGGATGAAGGGATGCAATGGCTTGAATAATTTGTTATCCGCCTATAGTGGTGAGATGGGTTGTAAATATTTTGCAAAATTAATTAGTACTAGTCAAGGAAGGGAGGATTTTGTGACCATTGTTGAACgacaattgatgaaaagttcttTTCGTGGCTTGGACCTGAGATGTGATCCAACAGTATACGGTGCAATTCAG ATACATTTCAATAGTTGTTTACGTTTACTCCGTAAACGTCTAAGAGATGGTTACATAATCGTGGTGCATATTGAAAACACTGTTCTAGACCCGATGCTAATAGACACTCTCAACACTGAGGTTGATCTTGTAAGTTGTTCACCGCAGAACTATAACTTCTTCCAAGGATCAAATATCGTGCCGGAATTGATTTCCCGAGGATGCGATCCACAAAAGATAATCGTCGATATACCCTTTCCTACTATT ACCTGCCCGCTTAACATCGAACAACTTCTTTCAGCTACGAACtccataaaaaaatcaaaccttTTTGGTGTTGTGGCCCAAATAGATCGTGACGATGTGAGCAATGCTTGTGGGAACGGAACTTTCCCATTGCTTAGAAGACTGTCAACTTCGCTCACTGGTTATCATTCTTGTGAATTTGAAGGATTCAAGCCAGACCCGAGAAATCGATCCCGGTTTTACAGTTGTTTTGATGGAGT TCTAAATCTGCATCAGTGTCCACGGGGTCAACTGTTCGACCCAGTAAATAACACGTGCATCGCCTTTGTCAGGGTTAACTGCAATGCGGAAAGTTGTTCGATTCTGGGCCCTGTTCACATcacaaacgatacgaactttgtcCCGATTATGATCCCCGTACCGAAACCTTGTCAATAG